A single Thermosynechococcus vestitus BP-1 DNA region contains:
- the rsmD gene encoding 16S rRNA (guanine(966)-N(2))-methyltransferase RsmD, with amino-acid sequence MPLRISGQRSLKTLPGHRTRPTSAKVRQAIFNIWQGRLQGCCWLDLCAGTGAMGAEALLRGAQWVVGIEQSPQACQIIRENWSALAQPHQRTLVLRGDVRQKLPQVPMPQFDLIYFDPPYNSDLYLPVLQLLWQEERLNPKGEIAVECRTKNPPDLEGILAIGWQQQRTKTYGSTMVIFLSR; translated from the coding sequence ATGCCTTTGCGAATTTCGGGCCAGCGATCGCTCAAAACCCTTCCCGGTCACCGTACCCGTCCCACAAGTGCCAAAGTTCGCCAAGCGATTTTCAATATCTGGCAGGGTCGCCTACAGGGATGTTGCTGGCTAGATTTATGTGCTGGTACCGGTGCAATGGGAGCGGAAGCCCTACTGCGCGGTGCCCAGTGGGTAGTGGGTATTGAGCAGTCTCCCCAAGCCTGCCAAATCATTCGTGAAAACTGGTCAGCCCTTGCCCAACCCCATCAGCGCACCCTGGTTTTGCGGGGGGATGTGCGCCAGAAGTTGCCTCAAGTCCCGATGCCGCAGTTTGACTTGATTTACTTTGATCCCCCCTACAATAGTGATTTATATCTACCCGTTCTCCAGTTGCTTTGGCAGGAGGAGCGTCTCAATCCTAAGGGGGAAATTGCCGTTGAGTGTCGCACAAAAAATCCACCCGATCTAGAGGGGATTCTGGCGATCGGCTGGCAGCAGCAACGCACTAAAACCTATGGCAGCACAATGGTCATTTTTCTGAGCCGTTAG
- a CDS encoding aldo/keto reductase — protein sequence MQTRSLGRTEIQITPLILGTWQAGKRWWVGIEDEESIRTIRAAVEAGMTTIDTAEVYGEGHSERIVAAAVGDLRDRCVYATKVFANHLRYKDVIAACERSLRNLNTDYIDLYQIHWPAGSFGSEIVPIEETMQAMVELQAAGKIRAIGVSNFSRAQLAEAMQYGRIESVQPPYSLFWRWAEAELIPFCIEHEITVLAYSPLAQGLLTGRFGPGHQFEPEDNRSKNQLFQGETYARALEAIELMKPIATSLGTTVGNLALAWLLHQPQTCAIVGARHPEQVRENIKAADLPLDRSILAMLDEISQPVIATLDPENPVMWKW from the coding sequence ATGCAAACCCGTTCCCTTGGTCGCACAGAGATTCAAATCACACCCCTAATTCTTGGCACGTGGCAAGCGGGCAAGCGTTGGTGGGTTGGCATTGAAGATGAAGAGTCTATTCGCACCATTCGTGCGGCTGTGGAAGCAGGGATGACCACGATTGATACGGCTGAAGTCTATGGGGAGGGTCATTCAGAGCGGATTGTGGCTGCAGCCGTGGGAGACTTGCGCGATCGCTGTGTCTATGCAACGAAAGTCTTTGCCAACCACTTGCGCTACAAAGACGTGATTGCCGCCTGCGAGCGATCGCTCCGTAACCTCAACACCGACTACATTGATCTGTACCAAATTCACTGGCCAGCCGGTTCCTTTGGCTCAGAAATCGTGCCCATTGAGGAAACCATGCAGGCAATGGTGGAGTTGCAAGCGGCCGGCAAAATCCGTGCCATTGGTGTCTCCAACTTCTCCCGTGCCCAACTGGCTGAAGCAATGCAGTATGGACGCATTGAGAGCGTCCAGCCCCCCTATTCCCTCTTTTGGCGCTGGGCAGAAGCAGAATTAATTCCTTTTTGTATTGAGCATGAGATTACGGTTTTAGCCTATTCTCCCCTTGCCCAAGGGCTGCTGACGGGGCGCTTTGGTCCGGGTCACCAGTTTGAACCCGAAGATAACCGCTCTAAAAACCAACTCTTTCAGGGGGAAACCTATGCCCGTGCCCTTGAAGCGATTGAGTTAATGAAGCCCATTGCCACCAGTTTAGGCACAACGGTAGGGAACTTGGCATTGGCTTGGCTCCTCCATCAGCCACAAACCTGTGCCATTGTCGGTGCCCGCCATCCAGAACAAGTCCGGGAAAATATCAAAGCGGCGGATCTGCCGTTGGATAGGTCCATCTTGGCCATGCTCGATGAAATTAGCCAGCCAGTTATTGCCACCCTGGATCCAGAGAATCCAGTAATGTGGAAGTGGTAG